A genomic stretch from Edaphobacter aggregans includes:
- a CDS encoding LacI family DNA-binding transcriptional regulator: protein MKKSAAPHPHETRPTSLKMLAAYLNLSPSTISYVLNDSPGRSIPTATRDRVKAAAAKFNYRPSMIARTLQGKRMQTIGVLLPELGEGYHSQVLSGVGDLVIREGYFYFTVHHRHKKDLISAYPDLLRSRGVDGILAIDTHFDAPLPLPTVLVAGHTELPGVTNVILDEKHAARLSLRHLHELGHRRIAFMHGQPFSADSNARWDSTLEAARELGLDIHEELMIHLSKDSHSPEISYPGIRKLIQSGKRFSAVLCFNDVSAMGSIRALHEAGLRVPGDVSILGFDDIQSSAYQVPSLTTIRQPLHKMGSTASRMLLKKLAGETTPELVRVEPELIVRESTGPAHSHPTKRR from the coding sequence ATGAAAAAATCGGCCGCGCCTCACCCGCACGAAACGCGTCCCACCAGTCTCAAGATGCTGGCGGCGTACCTGAACTTAAGTCCGTCCACCATCTCCTACGTCCTGAACGATTCTCCTGGCCGCTCGATTCCAACTGCGACGCGCGACCGGGTGAAGGCCGCCGCCGCGAAATTCAACTATCGCCCTAGCATGATCGCCCGTACCCTGCAGGGAAAGCGCATGCAGACGATAGGAGTCCTCCTGCCTGAACTAGGCGAGGGATACCACTCCCAGGTCCTGAGCGGTGTAGGAGACCTTGTCATCCGGGAAGGTTATTTCTATTTCACCGTTCACCACCGGCACAAAAAAGATCTGATCTCGGCCTATCCCGATCTTCTACGGTCTCGAGGCGTCGATGGCATCCTGGCAATCGACACGCATTTCGATGCGCCTCTGCCGCTGCCTACGGTCCTGGTGGCTGGACATACGGAACTACCCGGTGTAACAAACGTCATTCTCGATGAAAAACACGCGGCCCGGTTATCCCTGCGCCATCTCCATGAGCTCGGCCATCGCAGGATCGCCTTCATGCACGGCCAGCCCTTCAGCGCCGACTCGAATGCCCGCTGGGACTCGACGCTCGAGGCAGCGCGCGAACTCGGCCTTGATATCCACGAAGAACTCATGATCCATCTCTCCAAGGACTCTCACTCGCCAGAGATCAGCTATCCCGGCATCCGAAAGCTTATCCAAAGCGGAAAACGTTTCTCCGCAGTCCTCTGCTTCAACGACGTCTCAGCGATGGGTAGCATCCGCGCCTTGCACGAGGCTGGACTCCGCGTCCCCGGCGACGTCTCCATCCTCGGCTTCGACGACATCCAGTCCTCGGCCTATCAGGTACCGAGCCTCACCACCATCCGGCAGCCTCTTCACAAGATGGGCAGCACCGCCTCCCGCATGCTCCTGAAAAAACTGGCCGGCGAGACCACCCCTGAGCTCGTCCGGGTAGAACCCGAGTTAATCGTCCGCGAATCCACCGGTCCCGCCCACTCCCATCCCACAAAAAGACGCTGA
- a CDS encoding CRTAC1 family protein, which translates to MTSKEASAKSNASSSDHGVIGKVSQLIDITSSTGIHFEHLASSEQKYIVESMSGGVALIDYDGDGWLDIYFTNAPNVAMALEGKKARSALFHNNHDGTFTDVTDKAGVGYPCWAMGVAVGDYNNDGRPDLIISCFGGVVLYRNNGDGTFTDVTKASGLDKDTGWATGVTFGDYDGDGNSDLFVPHYVDFDMHDLPLFGSRKTCEYHDIAVQCGPRGLKGYPDTLYRNNGDGTFTEVAKEAGVDDPKRFFGLGAVWSDFDGDGKLDLFVANDGEPNYLYHNEGGGRFKEVALDAGVAVSEDGVEQANMGVALGDYLNTGRMSIFLSHFSDEYATLYRNDGGMSFTDVSHSAGIVRPTVPFVGWGNAFVDLDNSGWQDLILVNGHVYPQVDNAKLGTAYREPKLVFQNQRDGTFKDVSAQTGGAVGTPQVSRGLAVGDLFNRGRLDIVVENLAGSPMILEAKSNPANHWVSFDLEGSPANRLALNARVRVTVGKQQQLGEVRSGGSYLSQSDLRLHFGLGSASRIDKVEVFWPNGGTQVFENVAANRFYQLKQGGTLTPAGDSLTSH; encoded by the coding sequence GTGACCTCCAAGGAAGCTTCTGCAAAGAGTAATGCTTCCAGCAGTGATCACGGTGTAATTGGCAAAGTCTCGCAACTTATCGACATCACTTCTTCTACAGGAATTCACTTCGAGCACCTCGCAAGTTCCGAGCAGAAGTACATTGTTGAGTCGATGAGCGGTGGGGTTGCGCTGATCGACTACGATGGCGACGGCTGGCTCGATATCTACTTCACCAATGCGCCAAATGTTGCGATGGCACTTGAGGGTAAGAAGGCCAGGAGCGCTCTGTTCCATAACAACCACGACGGCACCTTTACCGATGTCACAGATAAGGCTGGTGTTGGCTATCCTTGCTGGGCTATGGGTGTAGCCGTTGGAGATTACAACAATGATGGCCGGCCTGACCTCATCATTAGCTGCTTCGGTGGCGTCGTGCTCTACAGGAACAATGGCGATGGTACCTTCACAGATGTCACCAAAGCTTCGGGTTTAGACAAGGACACTGGATGGGCTACTGGCGTTACGTTTGGTGACTACGATGGCGATGGCAACTCCGACCTCTTTGTTCCGCACTACGTTGACTTTGACATGCACGACCTTCCTTTGTTTGGCTCGCGCAAGACGTGCGAGTACCATGACATCGCTGTGCAGTGCGGGCCGCGTGGGTTGAAGGGCTATCCTGATACGCTTTACCGTAACAACGGCGATGGGACCTTTACCGAGGTTGCCAAAGAGGCTGGAGTGGATGATCCTAAGCGATTCTTTGGTCTCGGTGCGGTTTGGTCGGACTTCGACGGCGATGGCAAGCTCGATCTTTTTGTGGCCAACGATGGTGAGCCGAACTATCTGTACCACAATGAGGGTGGCGGGCGGTTCAAGGAGGTTGCGCTGGATGCCGGAGTCGCTGTTAGCGAGGATGGCGTCGAGCAGGCCAACATGGGCGTTGCCCTGGGTGACTACCTGAATACCGGTCGGATGAGCATCTTTCTTAGTCACTTCAGCGATGAGTATGCGACGCTCTACCGCAACGATGGTGGGATGAGCTTCACTGACGTCTCGCACTCGGCTGGGATCGTGCGTCCGACGGTTCCATTCGTTGGCTGGGGCAATGCGTTTGTCGATCTCGACAACTCAGGATGGCAGGACCTGATCCTCGTCAATGGGCATGTCTATCCGCAGGTCGATAACGCCAAGCTTGGCACGGCTTATCGCGAACCGAAGCTTGTCTTTCAGAACCAGCGCGACGGAACTTTCAAGGACGTCAGTGCGCAGACTGGCGGTGCGGTTGGGACGCCGCAGGTGAGTCGCGGGCTTGCCGTGGGCGATCTTTTCAATCGGGGCCGACTCGATATTGTCGTCGAAAACCTGGCTGGCTCGCCGATGATTCTGGAGGCCAAGAGCAATCCGGCGAATCACTGGGTCAGCTTCGATCTGGAAGGCAGCCCGGCCAACCGATTGGCTCTGAATGCTCGCGTCCGTGTGACGGTGGGCAAACAGCAGCAGCTTGGAGAGGTGCGGAGCGGTGGGAGCTACCTCTCGCAGAGCGATCTGCGATTGCACTTCGGGCTCGGTTCGGCCAGCCGTATCGACAAGGTCGAGGTGTTTTGGCCGAATGGCGGCACACAGGTCTTCGAGAATGTTGCAGCCAACCGGTTTTACCAACTCAAGCAGGGCGGTACGCTGACTCCGGCTGGCGACTCGCTAACATCTCATTGA
- a CDS encoding tetratricopeptide repeat protein produces the protein MRVFSFLLLLAMGGVVADAAQAGVDSVAQQVQLHEQRAHQLLNETKPELAIKEFAAVLAVDPHNLDAQANLGVLLYFQKDYSAAEPHLRDAIEQKPDLTKIRALLGMCERRIGKTDAARADLQAVVDQLQEPNIRLEAGLELIEIYSASQELEKAASVVAILRQGAPTDPRVLYAAYRIYTDLAGEAMLDLSVAASDSGQMYQVMAHELVRERDTAGAIANYRKALAADPNLPGIHFELAEALHASPDLKLRAEAEEQYKLAVAVNSSDEKAVARLGDLASDKGDLDSAAAYYKQALALAPNDADAAIGLAHVYSEKNEAASAVALLEQVIAADPANVLAHYRLSTVYRKLNRPDDAKRELEAYQKYKDIKEKMRQIYKALRLGTEQDEQQDKVSK, from the coding sequence ATGCGGGTGTTTTCCTTTCTTCTGTTGTTAGCTATGGGTGGAGTCGTTGCGGATGCGGCGCAAGCGGGTGTTGACTCGGTGGCGCAGCAGGTGCAGTTGCATGAACAGCGAGCGCATCAGCTTCTGAACGAGACGAAGCCTGAGCTTGCAATTAAGGAATTTGCTGCGGTGTTGGCGGTTGATCCGCATAACCTGGACGCACAGGCAAATCTCGGTGTCCTGCTTTACTTTCAAAAGGACTATTCGGCGGCTGAGCCGCATCTGCGTGATGCTATCGAGCAAAAGCCTGACCTGACTAAGATTCGCGCGTTGCTTGGCATGTGCGAACGCCGCATTGGCAAAACGGACGCGGCGCGTGCTGATCTGCAGGCTGTCGTCGATCAGTTGCAAGAGCCCAACATACGTCTAGAGGCGGGACTCGAACTAATCGAGATCTATAGTGCATCGCAGGAGTTGGAAAAGGCTGCGAGCGTTGTTGCGATTCTACGACAGGGAGCGCCCACCGATCCGCGAGTTCTTTATGCGGCTTACAGAATTTACACCGATCTGGCGGGAGAGGCGATGCTGGATCTGTCAGTCGCAGCGTCCGATTCCGGGCAGATGTATCAGGTGATGGCACATGAACTGGTACGCGAGCGGGATACCGCTGGCGCAATTGCCAACTACAGGAAGGCGTTGGCTGCTGATCCGAACTTGCCGGGGATTCACTTTGAGTTGGCGGAGGCGCTCCATGCTTCGCCAGATTTGAAACTACGAGCCGAGGCTGAGGAACAGTACAAGCTTGCAGTCGCCGTCAACAGCTCCGACGAAAAGGCCGTCGCTCGTCTGGGAGACCTTGCCTCCGATAAGGGCGATCTCGATAGCGCAGCTGCGTATTACAAGCAGGCGCTGGCGCTCGCTCCTAACGATGCTGATGCTGCGATTGGCTTGGCCCATGTTTATAGCGAGAAGAACGAGGCTGCCTCTGCTGTGGCGTTGCTCGAGCAGGTTATTGCTGCCGATCCTGCCAATGTTCTTGCGCACTATCGGCTGAGCACTGTCTATCGCAAACTGAATCGTCCTGATGATGCCAAGCGCGAGCTGGAAGCCTACCAAAAGTACAAGGACATTAAAGAAAAGATGCGGCAGATCTACAAGGCTCTGCGCCTCGGTACGGAGCAGGACGAGCAGCAAGACAAGGTGAGCAAGTAG
- a CDS encoding TonB-dependent receptor — protein MSFRGKLKVSLLTITLSFAVGLSLTEVGFAQSMNAGDIRGVVTDASGAVLPDVTVTVVNKNTGVTKVLTTNQDGLYDTSSIVTGTYELTFSKPGFQTYVRSSLTIDVGNVTVNAQLTVGAVTEQVVVQADIPLLATENAEQSTTLSARQLSELPQVGQDWQNFTILLPGGSGAPMAGGSQGANNPGQVISVNGNLPYSTVLADGAAITLPSSANADVMVLDAIQEVKVAASNFSAQYGIGGIMFNQISKGGTDRFHGDVYEFWQNDALNAANYAFAQLPRSKAVSRLRYNNFGFSVGGPVLKRKLFFFFNYDKIVNPGASTLQFTTVPTSAMLTGDFTGQSTIYDPATTKLSQATGTRTLPNGTTQTCPCYDRTSFAAEYGQGNKIPASRFDPLALALQKYYPTPNTAGTVANGLTSNNFFYNIPNANPFTKFFGRADYDIRGNNRLTATVQQSDNPAYSNGQGICPINCQSGDVSRYNAQITDVWTISPNVINELRVGYTNQLNFFVPASLNQGFPAKLGWQYAKADIFPNININGYYGLSSNINAVYKEHVYDPSDVVTLIRGKHILHFGGEFLFFRDNSTAWGNINGGTMGFTGVYSSSTPGDSTTGLAYADFLLGQMQNWSAQVTPEYGGRMRLPQLFIQDDYKLTPNLTINLGLRYQIQSGWGEVKGNMATFDPTVQNPATGTLGAYWFGSTKANGRTTLQAPVYDTILPRVGFAWLMRPNATIRGGFGLYAYNWSLDRYAPGMGQAFGTRGNVSDTGNVTPIGILGGTGSNLPYIPASTDPAAFNGTNVNYNQYHAPVGGSYQWNLSVQEELNPNLAVELAYVGSHGHDLLFPVDINQVPENKLSANDKAFRAFPQFGNIFGSTNNALSNYNSLQASIQKRLSHGVSFDFNYVWAHFLSEQDSSGWGSRAGALNYQRSFDPSANYGNSNFDVRNAIKGSAIYQLPFGKGRTFVNNNTLLDVLIGGWQTSGTLVVQSGQPFTVSMKTDNSFAQSQNSQWYPNVIGNPHLSSKGPFHGTNQWFNEAAFAAPAPGTFGNAGRNILNGPGLSQVNFSLGKTFAIWESVKFQLRADANNIFNHPSFNLPTTGGEQGSAQLVVNPNGTIATGTSTIRGVTVGGRTMQLSGRISF, from the coding sequence ATGAGCTTTAGAGGCAAATTGAAAGTGAGTCTGCTGACGATAACGTTAAGCTTTGCGGTTGGACTCAGCCTTACGGAAGTCGGCTTCGCGCAGAGTATGAATGCTGGCGATATCCGTGGTGTTGTAACCGATGCGAGCGGCGCCGTGCTTCCTGACGTGACCGTAACGGTGGTTAATAAGAACACTGGAGTAACAAAGGTTCTTACTACGAACCAAGATGGTTTGTACGACACATCCTCGATTGTCACCGGAACCTACGAACTTACGTTCTCCAAACCAGGATTCCAAACATACGTTCGGTCATCTTTGACGATTGACGTGGGAAATGTCACTGTCAACGCGCAGCTAACGGTTGGTGCTGTAACGGAGCAGGTAGTGGTGCAGGCCGACATTCCCCTGCTAGCAACCGAGAACGCGGAGCAATCCACTACGCTTAGCGCAAGGCAGCTGTCGGAATTACCGCAGGTTGGACAGGACTGGCAGAACTTCACGATCCTATTGCCCGGAGGCTCTGGTGCTCCGATGGCGGGCGGCTCACAGGGGGCAAATAATCCTGGCCAGGTAATTTCAGTAAATGGAAATTTACCGTACAGCACTGTTCTCGCAGATGGCGCCGCTATTACACTGCCCTCGAGCGCAAACGCCGACGTGATGGTTCTGGATGCGATTCAGGAAGTGAAAGTTGCTGCGTCCAACTTCTCCGCACAGTATGGAATTGGCGGCATCATGTTCAACCAAATCAGCAAGGGCGGCACGGACAGATTCCACGGCGATGTTTACGAGTTCTGGCAAAACGACGCGCTCAACGCAGCAAACTATGCCTTTGCGCAACTGCCAAGAAGCAAAGCGGTCTCTCGTCTTCGTTATAACAATTTTGGGTTTTCTGTCGGGGGGCCCGTCTTGAAAAGAAAACTTTTCTTCTTTTTCAACTATGACAAAATCGTGAATCCTGGGGCTTCTACACTTCAATTCACTACGGTTCCTACCTCAGCAATGCTCACTGGAGACTTCACCGGCCAATCGACGATTTACGATCCTGCGACGACGAAGCTTAGCCAGGCTACAGGGACGCGAACCCTTCCAAACGGAACCACTCAAACTTGCCCTTGTTACGACCGGACCTCTTTCGCGGCTGAATATGGCCAGGGCAACAAGATTCCCGCATCTAGATTCGACCCTCTAGCGCTAGCTCTTCAGAAGTACTACCCCACTCCGAATACAGCGGGAACAGTAGCGAACGGTCTTACATCGAACAACTTTTTCTATAACATCCCGAATGCGAATCCGTTCACAAAATTCTTTGGCCGCGCAGACTATGACATCAGAGGAAATAATCGGCTGACGGCAACCGTTCAGCAGAGCGATAATCCGGCATACAGCAACGGACAGGGTATATGCCCCATTAACTGCCAATCTGGGGATGTCAGTCGGTACAACGCCCAGATCACAGATGTGTGGACGATCAGCCCAAATGTGATTAACGAACTCCGGGTCGGCTACACGAACCAGTTGAACTTCTTCGTTCCCGCATCGCTCAATCAAGGCTTCCCGGCCAAGTTGGGATGGCAATATGCGAAGGCGGACATCTTCCCAAACATTAACATCAACGGCTACTACGGCCTCTCATCGAACATTAACGCGGTTTATAAAGAACATGTCTACGATCCTTCCGACGTGGTTACTTTGATTCGCGGTAAGCACATTCTTCATTTTGGAGGAGAGTTCCTTTTCTTCCGCGACAACTCGACGGCCTGGGGAAATATAAACGGCGGCACTATGGGCTTCACGGGCGTATATAGCTCGTCAACACCGGGTGATAGCACTACCGGCCTCGCTTATGCTGACTTCCTTCTGGGACAAATGCAGAACTGGAGCGCACAGGTGACACCGGAGTATGGCGGACGTATGAGACTTCCGCAGTTGTTCATCCAGGACGACTACAAACTAACGCCGAACCTGACAATCAATCTTGGACTGAGGTATCAGATCCAGTCAGGATGGGGCGAAGTCAAAGGTAATATGGCGACCTTCGATCCAACGGTGCAAAACCCCGCCACAGGTACCCTCGGTGCCTACTGGTTTGGTTCCACGAAGGCAAATGGTCGCACCACGCTTCAGGCCCCGGTGTATGACACTATTCTTCCCCGCGTCGGCTTCGCATGGCTTATGCGTCCAAACGCCACGATAAGAGGTGGATTTGGTCTCTATGCCTACAACTGGAGCCTGGATAGGTATGCGCCAGGCATGGGGCAGGCTTTCGGCACGAGGGGTAATGTCAGCGATACCGGTAACGTTACACCGATCGGGATTTTAGGTGGTACCGGCTCCAATCTGCCATACATTCCTGCCAGTACCGATCCAGCGGCATTCAACGGCACAAACGTCAACTACAACCAGTATCACGCACCCGTAGGTGGCAGCTATCAGTGGAATCTCAGCGTGCAGGAGGAGCTAAATCCCAACCTGGCAGTTGAATTGGCCTATGTAGGCAGCCATGGCCACGATCTTCTGTTCCCGGTTGATATTAACCAGGTCCCGGAGAACAAACTGTCCGCCAACGACAAGGCATTCCGTGCATTTCCGCAATTCGGGAATATCTTCGGCAGCACCAACAATGCCCTCTCAAATTACAACTCACTCCAGGCTAGTATTCAAAAACGTCTGTCCCATGGGGTGAGCTTTGATTTCAACTATGTCTGGGCCCACTTCCTGAGCGAACAGGATTCATCAGGCTGGGGCAGCCGGGCGGGCGCGCTAAACTATCAACGCTCGTTCGATCCTTCTGCAAACTACGGAAATTCAAACTTTGATGTAAGGAATGCGATCAAGGGAAGCGCTATTTATCAGCTTCCTTTCGGAAAGGGCAGAACGTTCGTCAATAACAATACGTTGCTCGATGTACTCATTGGTGGCTGGCAGACGAGTGGCACGCTCGTTGTTCAGAGCGGTCAGCCGTTTACAGTCTCTATGAAGACGGATAACTCGTTCGCACAATCTCAAAACTCACAGTGGTATCCCAACGTAATTGGGAATCCTCATCTCTCCAGTAAGGGGCCATTCCATGGAACGAACCAGTGGTTCAATGAGGCTGCGTTTGCGGCGCCTGCACCAGGGACCTTTGGCAATGCCGGCCGAAACATCCTGAATGGGCCTGGACTTTCACAGGTGAACTTCTCCCTAGGTAAGACATTTGCAATATGGGAGTCGGTGAAGTTCCAGCTTCGTGCAGATGCAAATAACATCTTCAACCACCCGAGCTTCAATCTGCCAACTACAGGAGGCGAACAGGGCTCTGCTCAGCTTGTTGTGAATCCGAATGGCACGATCGCAACTGGAACCTCAACGATCAGGGGAGTCACGGTTGGCGGTCGTACCATGCAACTTAGCGGACGCATATCCTTCTAA
- a CDS encoding VWA domain-containing protein → MRLLKGLLLATALGVGQSGAAQQIGTNATPTQNGAYTLSVKSQLVVETVVVKDKKGNFINGLTAKDFTVTEDGTPQTIRFCDHQELPLTADPLPITPADEEQITLYKRLTHTQIAPEDPGRTQYKNHRLLALYFDMTAMPPQDQVRALAAAEKFVRTQMTPADLISILRYGGGSVDVLQDFTADRNRLLSILQTLVIGEGQGSADSIDDASSADTGAAFGQDDSEFNIFNTDRQLSALQTAAKMLGQMSEKKSLIYFASGLRLNGVDNQAQLHATIDAAIRAGVSFWPIDARGLVAQAPLGDATQGSPGNQGMYSGAAAQAVTDKFQRSQDTMFALAADTGGKALFDNNDLTKGVVQAQRAISDYYIVGYYTTNTAQNGRFRKVKITVDSALEANLEYRQGYYANKEFSHFTPTDKERQLEDALMLGDPITDLTIAMEINYFQLNRAEYFVPIVVKIPGGELALAKRFGAEHTLIDFVCEIKDEVGGVTVTNVRDNVNIKLSDSTAAELARRPIEYDAGFTLTPGRYSVKFLARDDETGRIGTYQTTFIIPNLNKETKRVPISSVVLSNQRVDMKDALYNATKGKEAAKNDAANPLVKDGLKLIPSVTRVFSTDRELYVYLQAYEGNPTSSTIATAANPAPAKPVAPLIAFVSFYRDQKKAFETGPIAVTPQPGSRLGVTPIGFNIRLGELALGRYECQVNVLDPTGQKVAFWQGSIMLIR, encoded by the coding sequence ATGCGTCTGTTGAAAGGATTGCTGCTTGCCACGGCTCTTGGAGTTGGACAGTCTGGTGCTGCTCAGCAGATCGGCACCAATGCAACACCCACTCAAAACGGCGCCTACACCCTTTCGGTCAAATCGCAGTTAGTAGTTGAGACCGTCGTCGTGAAAGACAAAAAGGGCAACTTCATCAACGGACTAACGGCCAAAGACTTCACCGTAACCGAAGACGGTACGCCTCAGACAATCCGCTTCTGCGACCATCAGGAGCTGCCTCTTACAGCCGATCCATTGCCGATAACACCAGCGGACGAGGAACAAATCACCCTTTACAAGCGGCTGACCCACACGCAGATTGCACCAGAAGATCCGGGTCGCACACAGTATAAGAATCATCGCCTGCTGGCCCTTTACTTCGACATGACGGCCATGCCGCCTCAAGACCAGGTTCGCGCTCTGGCCGCGGCGGAAAAGTTTGTGCGAACGCAGATGACCCCTGCAGACCTCATCTCGATTCTGCGTTACGGCGGTGGATCCGTCGATGTGCTGCAGGATTTTACAGCGGACCGCAACCGGCTACTGAGCATCCTGCAGACATTGGTCATCGGCGAAGGCCAGGGCTCCGCAGACTCTATCGATGATGCCAGTAGCGCCGATACAGGGGCAGCCTTCGGACAGGATGACAGCGAGTTCAACATCTTCAACACGGACCGCCAGCTCTCCGCACTACAAACCGCTGCGAAGATGCTCGGCCAAATGAGCGAGAAAAAATCTCTCATCTACTTCGCGAGTGGCCTGCGCCTGAATGGCGTCGATAATCAGGCGCAACTGCACGCAACCATCGATGCTGCAATACGGGCAGGAGTTTCATTCTGGCCGATAGATGCGCGCGGCCTGGTAGCGCAGGCTCCTCTCGGAGATGCGACTCAGGGCTCGCCTGGCAATCAGGGAATGTATTCCGGCGCGGCCGCACAAGCTGTAACCGACAAGTTCCAGCGGTCGCAGGACACAATGTTCGCACTGGCTGCCGATACCGGAGGCAAAGCGCTCTTCGACAACAACGACCTCACAAAAGGAGTGGTACAAGCACAGCGCGCAATCTCGGACTATTACATCGTGGGCTACTATACGACCAACACCGCGCAGAATGGACGGTTTCGGAAGGTAAAGATAACTGTCGATTCCGCGCTCGAAGCCAACCTCGAATACCGCCAGGGCTACTACGCGAATAAAGAGTTCAGCCACTTCACGCCAACCGACAAGGAGCGACAGCTCGAGGACGCCTTAATGCTGGGCGACCCGATTACAGATCTCACGATCGCGATGGAGATCAATTATTTTCAGCTCAATCGCGCTGAATACTTCGTGCCCATTGTTGTGAAGATTCCCGGAGGCGAACTCGCCTTGGCGAAACGCTTCGGAGCAGAGCACACGCTGATCGACTTCGTTTGCGAGATCAAAGACGAGGTAGGTGGCGTAACTGTCACCAATGTTCGGGACAACGTCAACATCAAGCTGAGTGATTCCACAGCCGCGGAGTTGGCTCGAAGACCGATCGAGTACGACGCCGGATTCACTCTCACTCCCGGAAGATACTCGGTCAAATTTTTAGCGCGCGACGACGAGACGGGACGAATCGGCACCTATCAGACAACCTTCATCATCCCGAACCTAAACAAGGAAACAAAGCGTGTTCCCATCAGTTCGGTTGTGCTAAGCAACCAGCGCGTCGACATGAAGGACGCCCTCTATAACGCGACCAAGGGGAAGGAAGCGGCTAAGAACGATGCGGCCAATCCACTCGTGAAAGATGGTCTCAAACTGATTCCAAGCGTGACGCGGGTCTTCAGCACAGACCGTGAACTTTATGTATATCTACAGGCGTATGAAGGCAACCCAACAAGCAGCACAATAGCAACCGCCGCGAACCCCGCGCCTGCAAAACCCGTCGCGCCACTGATCGCCTTTGTAAGTTTCTATCGGGATCAGAAGAAGGCGTTTGAGACTGGCCCAATTGCTGTGACACCACAACCGGGTAGTCGGCTAGGCGTAACACCAATCGGCTTCAATATCAGGCTCGGTGAACTTGCGCTCGGACGGTATGAGTGTCAAGTAAACGTCCTCGACCCGACGGGGCAGAAAGTCGCGTTTTGGCAAGGCTCAATCATGCTGATACGGTGA